A stretch of the Nicotiana tabacum cultivar K326 chromosome 6, ASM71507v2, whole genome shotgun sequence genome encodes the following:
- the LOC107793344 gene encoding transcription factor UNE10 isoform X1 — MSHCTVPTWNPRHQRQEQAVEAEEPNKYPHVHNQQNQINHFMPMSKCEKVAELTWENRHGVGGILSMSQTKPTLGRAGDTLESIVHQATYHGQINQTSIQNYDQNQNLKIGMCVGKWGESSQHQMAAPPGGATVLAKKRMRSESDPKYGGKLVGEDEYAELSACASASATFCRENDTNMVTWPSFDESSRSIKSKTSCDEDSACHDGGSENKEEEHETKRSNSSRRSRAAVVHNQSERRRRDRINQKMKALQRLVPNASKTDKASMLDEVINYLKQLQAQVQLMNSVRNMAPQMMMPLGMHQHIQMSLLARMGMGVGLGMGMGMFDMTALARAAAAAAHQSLTTHPLIHTNPIANPTNPFIPPAFAMPAAPAIPSAAQANTVGRATTAVTPPPYSAFPTQPMDMEYFNNMAALYRQQANNHSTQTTGYKLNQGNLNIQGQRE, encoded by the exons ATGAGTCATTGTACGGTACCAACTTGGAATCCAAGGCACCAAAGACAAGAACAAGCAGTAGAAGCAGAAGAGCCTAACAAATACCCTCACGTGCATAATCAGCAGAATCAGATTAATCATTTTATGCCCAT GTCCAAGTGTGAAAAAGTTGCAGAGCTGACATGGGAAAACCGGCATGGAGTTGGTGGTATCCTCTCCATGTCCCAAACAAAACCAACATTGGGAAGAGCCGGCGATACATTAGAATCTATCGTGCATCAAGCAACATACCACGGGCAAATTAATCAGACTTCAATTCAAAATTATGACCAGAATCAGAATCTGAAAATCGGGATGTGTGTAGGAAAATGGGGCGAGAGTTCCCAACATCAAATGGCGGCTCCTCCTGGAGGAGCAACAGTGTTGGCTAAAAAGAGGATGAGATCAGAATCTGACCCTAAATATGGTGGAAAATTAGTAGGAGAAGATGAATATGCAGAACTTAGCGCATGTGCAAGTGCCAGCGCAACGTTCTGTAGGGAGAATGACACCAATATGGTGACATGGCCTTCATTTGATGAATCTTCTCGTAGTATTAAATCCAAAACCAGTTGTGACGAGGATTCTGCTTGTCATGATGGTGGCTCG GAAAACAAGGAGGAAGAACATGAAACAAAAAGATCCAACTCATCAAGACGCAGCCGAGCAGCAGTTGTTCATAATCAGTCAGAGCGG AGACGTCGAGATAGAATTAACCAAAAGATGAAAGCTCTGCAGCGGTTGGTACCAAATGCAAGTAAG ACAGATAAAGCATCAATGCTTGATGAGGTAATAAACTACTTAAAGCAGCTACAAGCACAAGTTCAGTTGATGAACAGTGTAAGAAACATGGCGCCACAAATGATGATGCCGCTCGGAATGCATCAACATATTCAGATGTCATTACTAGCAAGAATGGGCATGGGCGTTGGTCTTGGCATGGGCATGGGAATGTTTGACATGACTGCTTTAGCTcgcgctgctgctgctgctgctcatcAGTCTCTTACAACGCATCCCCTCATTCATACAAATCCGATCGCCAATCCCACTAATCCATTCATCCCACCAGCCTTTGCCATGCCTGCAGCACCAGCTATTCCTTCCGCTGCACAAGCTAATACTGTCGGCAGGGCGACAACTGCTGTTACACCGCCCCCCTATAGCGCTTTTCCAACGCAA CCAATGGACATGGAGTACTTCAACAACATGGCAGCTTTGTATCGACAGCAAGCTAATAATCACTCTACGCAGACAACAGGCTACAAACTCAACCAGGGAAATCTCAATATCCAAGGTCAAAGGGAATAG
- the LOC107793344 gene encoding transcription factor UNE10 isoform X2: MSQTKPTLGRAGDTLESIVHQATYHGQINQTSIQNYDQNQNLKIGMCVGKWGESSQHQMAAPPGGATVLAKKRMRSESDPKYGGKLVGEDEYAELSACASASATFCRENDTNMVTWPSFDESSRSIKSKTSCDEDSACHDGGSENKEEEHETKRSNSSRRSRAAVVHNQSERRRRDRINQKMKALQRLVPNASKTDKASMLDEVINYLKQLQAQVQLMNSVRNMAPQMMMPLGMHQHIQMSLLARMGMGVGLGMGMGMFDMTALARAAAAAAHQSLTTHPLIHTNPIANPTNPFIPPAFAMPAAPAIPSAAQANTVGRATTAVTPPPYSAFPTQPMDMEYFNNMAALYRQQANNHSTQTTGYKLNQGNLNIQGQRE, encoded by the exons ATGTCCCAAACAAAACCAACATTGGGAAGAGCCGGCGATACATTAGAATCTATCGTGCATCAAGCAACATACCACGGGCAAATTAATCAGACTTCAATTCAAAATTATGACCAGAATCAGAATCTGAAAATCGGGATGTGTGTAGGAAAATGGGGCGAGAGTTCCCAACATCAAATGGCGGCTCCTCCTGGAGGAGCAACAGTGTTGGCTAAAAAGAGGATGAGATCAGAATCTGACCCTAAATATGGTGGAAAATTAGTAGGAGAAGATGAATATGCAGAACTTAGCGCATGTGCAAGTGCCAGCGCAACGTTCTGTAGGGAGAATGACACCAATATGGTGACATGGCCTTCATTTGATGAATCTTCTCGTAGTATTAAATCCAAAACCAGTTGTGACGAGGATTCTGCTTGTCATGATGGTGGCTCG GAAAACAAGGAGGAAGAACATGAAACAAAAAGATCCAACTCATCAAGACGCAGCCGAGCAGCAGTTGTTCATAATCAGTCAGAGCGG AGACGTCGAGATAGAATTAACCAAAAGATGAAAGCTCTGCAGCGGTTGGTACCAAATGCAAGTAAG ACAGATAAAGCATCAATGCTTGATGAGGTAATAAACTACTTAAAGCAGCTACAAGCACAAGTTCAGTTGATGAACAGTGTAAGAAACATGGCGCCACAAATGATGATGCCGCTCGGAATGCATCAACATATTCAGATGTCATTACTAGCAAGAATGGGCATGGGCGTTGGTCTTGGCATGGGCATGGGAATGTTTGACATGACTGCTTTAGCTcgcgctgctgctgctgctgctcatcAGTCTCTTACAACGCATCCCCTCATTCATACAAATCCGATCGCCAATCCCACTAATCCATTCATCCCACCAGCCTTTGCCATGCCTGCAGCACCAGCTATTCCTTCCGCTGCACAAGCTAATACTGTCGGCAGGGCGACAACTGCTGTTACACCGCCCCCCTATAGCGCTTTTCCAACGCAA CCAATGGACATGGAGTACTTCAACAACATGGCAGCTTTGTATCGACAGCAAGCTAATAATCACTCTACGCAGACAACAGGCTACAAACTCAACCAGGGAAATCTCAATATCCAAGGTCAAAGGGAATAG